The Triticum aestivum cultivar Chinese Spring chromosome 3A, IWGSC CS RefSeq v2.1, whole genome shotgun sequence genome includes a region encoding these proteins:
- the LOC123063198 gene encoding auxin response factor 4, with the protein MPPAAMAPPQAPSAGDPLYDELWHACAGPLVTVPRVGDLVFYFPQGHIEQVEASMNQIAGNQMRLYDLPSKLLCRVINVELKAEADTDEVYAQVMLMPEPEQNEMAVDKSTSTTGATPPRPAVRSFCKTLTASDTSTHGGFSVLRRHADECLPPLDMTQSPPTQELVAKDLHGMDWRFRHIFRGQPRRHLLQSGWSVFVSSKRLVAGDAFIFLRGESGELRVGVRRAMRQLSNVPSSVISSHSMHLGVLATAWHAINTKSMFTVYYKPRTSPSEFIIPYDQYMESVKNNYSIGMRFRMRFEGEEAPEQRFTGTIVGSENLDQLWPESNWRSLKVRWDEPSTIPRPDRVSPWKIEPASSPPVNPLPLSRVKRPRPNVPPVSPESSVLTKEVAAKIDMDSAQAQQRNQNNMVLQGQEHMTLRTNNLTASNESDATVQKPMMWSPSPNIGKNHASAFQQRPSMDNWMQLGRCDASSGAQSFGDSQGFFMQTFDEAPNRHGSFKNQFQDHSSARHFSDPYTKMQTEASEFHFWNSQSTVYGNPRDQSQGFRFEEHPSNWLRQQQQFSPVEQPRVIRPHASIAPVDLEKTREGSGFKIFGFKVDTTSAPSNHLSSTMAAIHEPVLQTQASASLTQLQHAHADCIPELSVSTAGTTENEKSIQQAPHSSKDVQSKSHGASTRSCTKVHKQGVALGRSVDLSKFGDYDELTAELDRMFEFDGELMSSNKDWQIVYTDPEGDMMLVGDDPWEEFCNIVRKIFIYTKEEVQKMNSKSSTPRKEEGSADADGANEKAHPATSSHLDN; encoded by the exons atgccGCCCgccgccatggcgccgccgcaggcCCCCTCCGCAG GGGATCCGCTCTACGACGAGCTCTGGCACGCCTGCGCCGGCCCGCTCGTCACCGTCCCGCGCGTCGGAGACCTCGTCTTCTACTTCCCGCAGGGGCACATCGAGCAG gtGGAGGCCTCCATGAACCAGATCGCCGGCAACCAGATGCGCCTCTACGATCTGCCCTCCAAGCTGCTCTGCCGGGTCATCAACGTCGAGCTCAAG GCGGAGGCGGACACCGACGAGGTCTACGCGCAAGTCATGCTCATGCCGGAGCCGGAG CAAAACGAGATGGCGGTGGACAAGTCGACCTCAACGACGGGCGCCACGCCTCCGAGGCCGGCAGTACGGTCCTTCTGCAAGACCCTGACGGCATCCGACACCAGCACGCATGGCGGTTTCTCCGTGCTGCGCCGCCACGCTGACGAGTGCCTCCCTCCCCTG GACATGACCCAGTCGCCTCCAACACAAGAGCTTGTTGCAAAGGATCTGCATGGCATGGACTGGCGCTTCCGCCACATCTTCCGTG GGCAACCTAGGAGGCATCTCCTTCAGAGCGGTTGGAGTGTGTTTGTCAGTTCCAAAAGGCTTGTAGCTGGGGATGCCTTCATTTTTCTCAG AGGAGAGAGTGGTGAGCTTCGTGTTGGTGTTAGGCGGGCTATGAGACAGCTGTCCAACGTGCCTTCTTCAGTCATATCTAGTCATAGCATGCACCTTGGAGTCCTTGCAACTGCATGGCATGCCATCAACACGAAAAGCATGTTCACTGTCTACTACAAACCTAG AACGAGCCCTTCAGAGTTCATTATACCATATGATCAATATATGGAGTCTGTAAAAAACAATTATTCAATCGGGATGAGATTCAGGATGAGGTTTGAAGGTGAAGAGGCGCCAGAGCAGAG GTTTACTGGTACTATAGTTGGCAGTGAAAATCTTGACCAATTGTGGCCTGAATCGAACTGGAGATCTCTTAAG GTGCGTTGGGATGAGCCGTCAACTATTCCGCGGCCGGATAGAGTCTCTCCTTGGAAAATAGAGCCAGCTTCATCACCTCCTGTTAACCCACTTCCTCTTTCTCGGGTCAAAAGACCTAGACCAAATGTTCCTCCAGTTTCTCCTGAATCATCTGTTCTTACAAAAGAAG TTGCAGCTAAGATTGATATGGATTCTGCTCAAGCACAACAAAGAAATCAAAATAACATGGTCTTGCAAGGTCAAGAGCACATGACCTTGAGGACCAACAACCTGACTGCCAGCAATGAATCTGATGCTACCGTTCAGAAGCCTATGATGTGGTCTCCATCCCCCAACATCGGAAAAAACCATGCATCCGCGTTTCAGCAGAGGCCCTCTATGGATAATTGGATGCAGCTGGGAAGATGTGATGCTAGTTCTGGTGCTCAATCTTTTGGTGATTCCCAAGGCTTCTTCATGCAGACCTTTGATGAGGCTCCTAACCGTCATGGCTCATTCAAGAACCAGTTCCAGGATCACAGTTCTGCTCGTCACTTCTCAGACCCGTACACAAAGATGCAGACAGAGGCCAGTGAGTTTCATTTCTGGAATAGCCAAAGCACCGTATACGGTAATCCAAGAGATCAGTCACAAGGTTTCAGATTTGAAGAGCACCCATCAAATTGGTTAAGGCAGCAGCAGCAGTTCTCCCCGGTTGAACAACCCCGAGTGATCCGGCCTCATGCATCAATAGCTCCTGTTGACTTGGAGAAAACAAGAGAAGGCAGTGGTTTCAAGATTTTTGGGTTTAAGGTTGATACTACCAGCGCCCCTTCTAACCATTTGAGCTCCACAATGGCTGCAATCCACGAGCCTGTGCTACAAACCCAAGCATCCGCATCATTAACTCAATTGCAGCATGCACACGCTGATTGTATTCCTGAGCTGTCCGTAAGCACTGCTGGGACTACTGAGAATGAGAAAAGCATTCAACAAGCTCCTCACAGTTCGAAAGACGTCCAAAGCAAGTCCCATGGTGCTTCCACAAGGAGTTGCACAAAG GTTCATAAGCAAGGTGTTGCACTTGGTAGATCAGTGGATCTGTCAAAGTTTGGCGACTACGACGAACTCACAGCTGAGCTAGACAGGATGTTTGAATTTGATGGTGAACTGATGTCTTCAAACAAGGATTGGCAGATTGTGTATACTGATCCGGAGGGTGACATGATGCTGGTGGGAGATGATCCATGGGA GGAGTTCTGCAACATAGTGCGCAAGATCTTCATCTACACCAAGGAGGAGGTCCAGAAGATGAACTCGAAGTCATCTACCCCGAGAAAGGAGGAAGGTTCCGCGGATGCCGATGGCGCAAACGAGAAGGCCCATCCCGCCACGTCAAGCCATTTAGATAACTAG
- the LOC123063199 gene encoding aspartokinase 2, chloroplastic, whose protein sequence is MAIALRFAATPPRLAAPIPPTSAPRAHGGVARVGAQGGTRRGRRLAMAAADSARCQAKREGDGDGVLAGVAVHGGTRVEGEDQLSVVMKFGGSSVSSAARMKEVAGLIQAFPEERPVVVLSAMGKTTNLLLLAGEKAVGCGVTRVSEIEEWNMLRDLHIKTVDELGLPRSVLHAKLDELEQLLKGVAMMKELTLRSTDYLVSFGECMSTRVFAAYLNQIGVKARQCDAFDIGFITTDDFGNAEILEATYPAVAKRLHGDWIRDPVIPIVTGFLGKGWKSGAVTTLGRGGSDLTATTIGKALGLREIQVWKDVDGVLTCDPNIYPNARTVPYLTFDEAAELAYFGAQVLHPQSMRPAREGDIPVRVKNSYNPKAPGTLIAKGRDMDKVVLTSIVLKSNVTMLDIVSTRMLGQFGFLAKVFSIFEDLGISVDCVATSEVSISVSLDPSKIWSRELIQQELDHVVEELEKIAFVHLLQQRAIVSLIGNVRKSSLILEKAFHVLRRIGVNVQMISQGASKVNMSLIVHDSEAKLCVEALHQAFFEGEGDGDGDGDDRLMAEFDEENLRLEL, encoded by the exons ATGGCGATCGCGCTCAGATTCGCCGCCAccccgccccgcctcgccgcgccgatACCTCCGACGAGTGCCCCTCGCGCACATGGAGGAGTTGCGCGCGTCGGCGCCCAGGGCGGGACTCGCCGTGGCAGGAGACTGGCAATGGCGGCCGCGGATTCCGCTCGCTGTCAGGCCAAGAgagagggcgacggcgacggcgtcctcGCGGGAGTCGCCGTCCACGGAGGAACCAGAGTGGAAGGGGAAGATCAGCTGAGCGTGGTGATGAAGTTCGGTGGTTCGTCcgtgtcgtcggcggcgaggatgAAGGAGGTGGCGGGGCTCATCCAAGCTTTCCCCGAGGAGCGCCCCGTCGTCGTCCTCTCCGCCATGGGGAAGACCACCAATCTACTCCTCCTC GCTGGAGAGaaggcagtgggatgtggagtgACCCGCGTTTCCGAAATAGAAGAGTGGAACATGCTCAGAGATCTCCATATCAA GACAGTTGATGAACTTGGACTGCCAAGATCTGTTCTACATG CTAAGCTAGATGAACTGGAACAGCTCTTGAAAGGTGTTGCCATGATGAAAGAGCTGACACTTCGCAGCACTGATTACCTTGTGTCATTTGGAGAATGCATGTCCACACGGGTTTTTGCGGCTTATTTAAACCAGATTGGCGTCAAAGCACGTCAG TGTGACGCGTTTGATATTGGTTTCATAACGACAGACGATTTCGGTAATGCTGAGATATTGGAAGCAACTTATCCTGCTGTTGCAAAGAGATTACATGGGGACTGGATTCGGGATCCAGTGATACCTATTGTTACTGGGTTCCTTGGGAAG GGCTGGAAATCAGGTGCCGTTACTACTTTAGGCAGAGGTGGCAGTGACTTGACTGCTACAACCATTGGTAAAGCCTTGGGATTGAGAGAAATTCAG GTGTGGAAGGATGTTGATGGTGTACTTACTTGTGATCCAAATATCTACCCAAATGCAAGGACAGTCCCGTACTTAACATTTGATGAGGCTGCTGAACTTGCTTATTTTGGTGCCCAG GTTTTACATCCACAATCGATGCGACCTGCTAGAGAAGGTGATATACCAGTTAGGGTTAAGAATTCATACAATCCTAAAGCTCCAGGCACCCTTATTGCCAAAGGAAGAGATATGGATAAG GTCGTGCTTACAAGTATAGTTCTGAAGTCAAATGTCACTATGCTGGATATAGTGAGCACTCGGATGCTTGGTCAATTTGGTTTCCTGGCAAAG GTGTTTTCTATATTCGAAGACCTAGGCATATCTGTAGACTGTGTGGCGACTAGTGAGGTCAGCATTTCTGTGTCGCTCGACCCATCGAAGATCTGGAGCAGGGAACTTATTCAACAG GAACTTGACCATGTGGTGGAAGAGCTGGAGAAAATCGCATTCGTCCATCTTCTGCAGCAAAGAGCGATAGTCTCGCTCATCGGGAATGTGCGAAAATCCTCTCTCATACTAGAGAAG GCCTTCCATGTGCTGAGGAGAATTGGGGTCAATGTCCAGATGATCTCGCAAGGCGCATCAAAG GTGAACATGTCCCTGATCGTGCACGACAGCGAGGCTAAGCTGTGCGTGGAAGCCCTCCACCAGGCCTTCTTCGAGGGAGagggcgatggcgatggcgatggcgatgatcGCCTGATGGCAGAATTCGACGAGGAGAACCTGCGGCTTGAGCTGTGA